One Sphingobacteriales bacterium genomic window carries:
- the gcvP gene encoding aminomethyl-transferring glycine dehydrogenase yields MNQLPYYHFAHRHIGTAELHESEAMLQYLQTASLDELINQTVPASIRLKKPLQLPEALTEQAYLQHIRSIAQHNKIAKSYIGLGYYGTFTPPAIQRNIFENPGWYTQYTPYQAEIAQGRLEALLNFQTVVSDLTALPIANASLLDEATAAAEAMYMLYQHKNKNAKADSEAAVFLVSEHCFPATIEVVKTRAAALGINVIVAPPDTFVLNAQVFGILLQYPADNGAVYNYHTLCQNAHEQDIYVCVAADLLSLTLLSPPGEWGADVAVGSTQRFGVPMGYGGPHAAYFATRDEFKRLLPGRIIGVSIDRRQQRALRMALQTREQHIRREKATSNICTAQALLAIMAGMYAVYHGANGLKKIAQNIHQKAQYLEHLLKECGFKQNNAAYFDTLSIKVKSEDFLKIKKAAEKALLNFRYKSENEITISVDETTSEKDIEQIVAVFAKSTAKKIPVFDVKKAISPLAKIQATLQRSSTYLQQPIFNSYHSETELMRYIKKLENRDLSLTHSMIALGSCTMKLNAAVELMPVSYPEFSQLHPFAPLSQTKGYQQIFAELEQYLCEITALAACSLQPNSGAQGEYAGLLTIRNYHKTRGQAERTIALIPSSAHGTNPASAVLCGLEVVVVKCDENGNIDVEDLRQKAEQHRKKLAVLMLTYPSTHGVFEEQAQEICSIVHQNGGQVYMDGANMNAQVGLTAPGVIGADVCHLNLHKTFAIPHGGGGPGAGPICVAKHLKPYLPSHGFLQKNKRLKTFSAVSAAPWGSANILLISYAYIRLLGAKGLTEATRYAILNANYIKNRLQHEYEVLYVGKQGRVAHELILDMRDFKNSANIEVEDIAKRLMDYGFHAPTVSFPVAGTLMIEPTESESKAELDRFCDAMLAIKAEIMDIIKGDADKNNNVLKNAPHPLDEVCADTWNYPYSREKAAFPLPFVRDNKFWAFVARVNGSHGDRHLICTCAPTEAYETAAT; encoded by the coding sequence ATGAACCAACTTCCCTATTATCATTTTGCACACCGCCATATCGGAACGGCAGAACTCCACGAAAGCGAAGCTATGTTGCAATATTTGCAAACTGCTTCCTTAGATGAACTCATCAACCAAACCGTACCTGCTTCCATACGGCTCAAAAAACCACTGCAACTGCCCGAAGCACTTACTGAACAAGCCTATTTGCAACATATCCGAAGTATTGCCCAACACAATAAAATCGCCAAATCCTATATCGGTTTGGGATATTACGGCACTTTTACGCCGCCCGCTATCCAGCGCAATATTTTTGAAAACCCCGGTTGGTACACACAATATACACCCTATCAAGCCGAAATTGCACAAGGTCGCTTGGAGGCTTTGCTCAATTTTCAAACGGTAGTCAGCGACCTCACCGCCCTGCCCATTGCCAATGCCTCGCTCCTCGACGAAGCCACCGCCGCCGCCGAAGCTATGTATATGCTCTATCAGCACAAAAATAAAAATGCAAAAGCCGACAGCGAAGCCGCCGTATTTTTGGTTTCGGAGCATTGTTTCCCTGCCACCATCGAAGTAGTAAAAACACGCGCTGCCGCTTTGGGTATCAATGTTATCGTTGCTCCGCCCGACACTTTTGTACTCAATGCGCAGGTATTTGGCATATTGTTGCAATACCCCGCCGACAACGGTGCCGTTTATAATTATCACACTTTGTGCCAAAATGCACATGAGCAGGATATATATGTATGCGTTGCCGCCGATTTGCTGTCGCTCACTTTGCTCAGTCCTCCGGGTGAATGGGGGGCTGATGTAGCAGTAGGTAGCACACAGCGTTTTGGTGTACCTATGGGCTATGGCGGTCCGCACGCCGCTTATTTTGCCACACGAGACGAGTTCAAACGCCTGCTGCCCGGGCGCATTATCGGCGTATCCATCGACCGCCGCCAACAACGCGCCCTCCGTATGGCACTCCAAACCCGCGAGCAGCATATCCGCCGCGAAAAAGCTACTTCCAATATTTGTACCGCACAGGCATTACTCGCAATTATGGCGGGTATGTATGCTGTGTATCACGGCGCAAACGGCTTGAAAAAAATTGCGCAAAACATTCATCAAAAAGCGCAATATTTGGAGCATTTATTGAAAGAATGTGGTTTTAAACAAAATAATGCCGCTTATTTTGATACTTTGAGTATAAAAGTAAAAAGCGAAGATTTTTTAAAAATAAAAAAAGCTGCCGAAAAAGCTCTGTTAAATTTCCGTTATAAATCGGAAAACGAAATTACCATCAGTGTGGACGAAACCACCTCCGAAAAAGATATAGAACAAATCGTTGCTGTTTTTGCCAAAAGCACCGCAAAAAAAATCCCCGTTTTTGATGTAAAAAAAGCAATATCGCCGCTTGCAAAAATTCAGGCGACCCTGCAACGTAGCAGCACTTATTTACAACAGCCGATATTCAACAGCTATCATTCCGAAACCGAACTGATGCGCTATATCAAAAAGCTGGAAAACCGCGACCTCTCGCTAACGCACTCTATGATTGCGCTCGGCTCTTGTACTATGAAACTCAACGCCGCCGTAGAGTTGATGCCGGTGAGCTATCCTGAATTTTCACAATTACACCCTTTCGCTCCTTTGTCGCAAACCAAAGGCTATCAGCAAATTTTTGCCGAGTTAGAGCAATATCTGTGCGAAATTACCGCTTTGGCTGCTTGCTCCCTACAACCCAACTCCGGCGCACAAGGTGAGTACGCCGGCTTGCTCACCATTCGCAATTACCACAAAACCCGCGGACAAGCGGAGCGCACCATTGCCCTGATTCCTTCTTCGGCACACGGCACTAATCCGGCAAGTGCAGTGCTATGTGGCTTGGAAGTGGTAGTAGTAAAATGTGATGAAAACGGCAATATTGATGTGGAAGATTTGCGCCAAAAAGCCGAACAACACCGCAAAAAATTGGCAGTGCTGATGCTTACTTATCCTTCTACCCACGGCGTATTTGAAGAGCAGGCACAGGAAATTTGCAGCATTGTGCATCAAAACGGCGGACAAGTATATATGGATGGTGCCAATATGAACGCACAAGTGGGGCTTACAGCTCCCGGTGTTATCGGGGCTGATGTATGTCACCTGAATTTACACAAAACTTTTGCCATTCCGCATGGCGGCGGCGGTCCGGGAGCAGGACCTATTTGTGTGGCGAAGCACCTGAAACCCTATTTGCCCTCACACGGATTTTTACAGAAAAATAAACGCCTCAAAACTTTTTCGGCAGTATCGGCGGCTCCCTGGGGCAGTGCCAATATTTTGCTGATTTCGTATGCTTATATCCGCTTGCTGGGCGCAAAAGGCTTAACCGAAGCCACCCGCTACGCCATTTTAAATGCCAATTATATCAAAAATCGCTTGCAGCACGAATATGAGGTATTGTATGTAGGCAAACAAGGGCGCGTGGCGCACGAGTTGATTTTGGATATGCGGGATTTTAAAAATAGTGCCAATATTGAAGTAGAAGATATAGCCAAACGCCTGATGGATTATGGTTTTCACGCACCTACAGTATCGTTTCCGGTGGCGGGAACTTTGATGATAGAACCCACCGAAAGCGAAAGCAAAGCCGAACTCGACCGCTTTTGCGATGCAATGTTGGCTATAAAAGCCGAAATAATGGATATTATCAAAGGCGATGCCGATAAAAATAACAATGTGCTGAAAAATGCCCCACACCCTTTGGACGAAGTGTGTGCCGATACTTGGAATTATCCCTACTCGCGCGAAAAAGCGGCTTTCCCGCTTCCCTTTGTACGCGACAATAAATTCTGGGCTTTTGTGGCGAGGGTCAACGGCTCGCACGGCGACCGCCACCTTATTTGCACCTGCGCCCCCACAGAAGCCTACGAAACAGCAGCCACTTGA
- a CDS encoding DNA primase — translation MIAPDTVAAIHEAARIEEVVGDFVSLRKRGANLLGLCPFHNERTPSFTVSPVKNLFKCFGCGKGGSPVQFVMEHERLDYPAALRYLAQRYNIPIEEKEEDEALRQRRNLLESLALVNQFAQQYFSDLLLQNPEGQSVGGSYFKERGFLQSTLEKFQLGYSLDSFDGLLQAATQKGYQSDYLLQLGLLTEKNGKRFDFFRARVIFPIHNAAGRVVAFAGRTLLNNDKTQPKYINSPETELYVKSKTLYGLHLAKKAIQQHDFCFLVEGYTDVISLHQAGIENVVASSGTSLTEGQIQLIKRYTTHITVLYDGDAAGIKAALRGLDMILEADMNVKIVNLPPTEDPDSWVRQKGAAGFLEYVQQNAKDFIFYKAALLAAEAAHDPVKRSELVHSIVDSIARIPDAIKRSVYVRECATLLQVPESLLIAESNKIRRQQFKAQVSEQDKAAVDYLMPATAPPPKQNNNTATTDAVGLDHLEREVLRLLLRHGSKEIEPEIFVIPFVLHDLQDSKITFKNALCAQVLLLFEQALHEDRLEEARFFQYHENSDIAALAADLLSEKYQLSHNWEKMHQIYVKSEDERFKEELLNLLNRYKVRYLLQWRDELAQALKQAQEQKDETEMMRLLILQNECLKLQKSLSQYLKSDTLR, via the coding sequence ATGATAGCTCCCGATACAGTCGCCGCCATTCACGAAGCCGCCCGCATTGAAGAAGTGGTTGGCGATTTCGTGAGCCTCAGAAAACGGGGGGCTAACCTCTTGGGCTTGTGCCCTTTCCACAACGAGCGCACTCCTTCTTTTACGGTGTCGCCCGTCAAAAATCTTTTCAAATGCTTCGGCTGTGGCAAAGGCGGCAGTCCCGTACAATTTGTGATGGAACACGAGCGATTAGATTATCCCGCCGCTCTCCGCTATCTCGCACAACGCTACAATATCCCCATCGAAGAAAAGGAGGAAGACGAAGCCCTCCGCCAACGCCGCAATCTACTCGAAAGCCTCGCCCTTGTCAATCAGTTTGCACAGCAGTATTTCTCCGACCTCCTCCTCCAAAACCCCGAAGGGCAATCTGTTGGAGGCAGCTATTTTAAAGAACGTGGCTTTTTGCAAAGTACGCTCGAAAAGTTTCAACTTGGCTACAGCCTCGACAGCTTCGACGGTTTGCTCCAAGCCGCCACCCAAAAAGGCTACCAAAGCGACTACCTGCTGCAATTGGGACTACTAACCGAAAAAAACGGCAAACGCTTCGATTTTTTTCGCGCCCGCGTGATATTTCCTATCCACAACGCCGCCGGAAGAGTGGTGGCTTTTGCCGGACGCACCCTGCTCAACAACGACAAAACACAGCCTAAATACATCAATTCGCCAGAAACCGAACTTTACGTCAAAAGCAAAACGCTCTACGGCTTGCATCTGGCAAAAAAAGCCATTCAGCAGCACGATTTTTGTTTTTTGGTGGAAGGCTACACCGATGTAATTTCGCTGCATCAGGCAGGCATTGAAAATGTAGTAGCTTCGTCAGGTACTTCGCTCACCGAGGGGCAAATTCAACTCATCAAACGCTACACTACTCATATCACCGTGCTGTATGACGGTGATGCGGCGGGTATCAAAGCGGCTTTGCGCGGTTTGGATATGATTTTGGAGGCGGATATGAATGTAAAAATCGTTAATCTGCCGCCCACCGAAGACCCCGACTCTTGGGTACGACAAAAAGGGGCTGCCGGTTTTTTGGAATATGTGCAGCAAAATGCCAAAGATTTTATCTTCTACAAAGCTGCCCTGCTTGCCGCCGAAGCTGCCCACGACCCCGTCAAGCGCAGCGAACTCGTGCACAGCATCGTGGATTCCATAGCGCGTATTCCCGATGCTATCAAGCGCAGCGTGTATGTGCGCGAATGTGCTACACTCTTGCAAGTACCCGAAAGCCTGCTCATTGCCGAAAGCAATAAAATACGGCGGCAGCAGTTCAAAGCACAGGTGAGCGAACAGGATAAAGCAGCTGTGGATTATTTGATGCCCGCCACCGCACCGCCGCCCAAGCAAAATAACAATACCGCCACCACCGATGCTGTTGGCTTAGACCATTTAGAGCGCGAAGTATTGCGCCTTTTGCTGCGACACGGCTCAAAAGAAATAGAACCGGAAATTTTTGTAATTCCTTTTGTACTGCACGATTTGCAGGATTCCAAAATCACTTTTAAAAACGCGCTCTGCGCTCAGGTATTGCTTTTGTTTGAACAAGCCCTGCACGAAGACCGCTTGGAAGAAGCCCGTTTTTTTCAATATCACGAAAACAGTGACATAGCCGCCCTCGCCGCCGACCTTCTCAGCGAAAAATACCAATTGAGCCACAACTGGGAAAAAATGCACCAGATTTATGTAAAAAGTGAAGATGAGCGTTTTAAAGAAGAATTGCTCAATTTGCTCAATCGCTACAAAGTGCGCTATTTGTTGCAATGGCGCGATGAATTGGCACAAGCCCTCAAACAAGCACAAGAACAAAAAGACGAAACAGAAATGATGCGCTTGCTGATATTGCAAAATGAATGTTTGAAATTGCAAAAAAGTCTTTCGCAATACCTGAAAAGCGATACTTTGCGATAA
- a CDS encoding polysaccharide pyruvyl transferase family protein yields MHRQAVYQIFKHSDEVVLRDALSADFFRTFADTSSLPPLQVAIDPAVACLLAYRHRHTAHTPVAAPSPSFAAISLRAFPNEYARVQAAAVQQRLEQLLQQMSIYFPDYILRLVPMHYFHIGNDDRDFLNELRFSLQLPQVQVQNEILSLEQTMQTFMQANLNVGMRFHAVVFQTLLKGNNYIVDYTDPQKGKISGFLQEIGAGAFYQSRYINLQSTGAAAKELDFSTAQQVYRADDVLLRQKIALLSAALQKL; encoded by the coding sequence ATGCACCGTCAGGCGGTGTATCAGATTTTTAAGCACAGCGATGAAGTTGTACTGCGCGATGCGCTGTCGGCAGATTTTTTTCGCACCTTCGCCGATACTTCATCGCTGCCGCCCCTGCAAGTAGCCATAGACCCCGCCGTAGCTTGTTTGTTGGCATATCGCCACCGCCACACCGCCCATACTCCCGTCGCCGCCCCTTCGCCGTCTTTTGCCGCCATCAGCCTGCGAGCTTTCCCCAACGAATACGCGCGCGTGCAAGCCGCCGCCGTGCAGCAACGTTTGGAACAATTGCTGCAACAAATGTCGATATATTTTCCCGATTATATACTCCGCTTAGTGCCGATGCACTATTTTCATATTGGCAATGACGACCGCGATTTTTTAAATGAACTCCGTTTTAGCCTACAACTGCCGCAGGTGCAGGTGCAAAATGAAATTTTATCACTGGAGCAAACGATGCAGACTTTTATGCAGGCGAACCTCAATGTAGGTATGCGTTTTCATGCAGTGGTGTTCCAAACTTTGCTCAAAGGCAACAACTATATAGTGGATTATACCGACCCGCAAAAGGGAAAAATCAGTGGCTTTTTGCAGGAAATAGGTGCAGGTGCTTTTTATCAGTCGCGCTATATCAATTTACAAAGTACGGGAGCTGCCGCGAAAGAGTTGGATTTTTCTACGGCTCAACAAGTATATCGGGCAGATGACGTGCTTTTACGACAAAAAATTGCGCTGTTGAGTGCAGCTTTGCAAAAGTTATGA
- a CDS encoding flippase-like domain-containing protein: protein MKKIRTQALNIGKFVLFLLLGLGIAYWSVKDIAPDKRAEMLASFKEVNYYWMFLSLFAVFLSNWSRSVRWQMLLEPVSHKPHLYNTFLSLLVAYFVNLAFPRLGEATRTSLVSRYEKISFEKVLGTTFTDRILDLLLLALLTALSVLLLFGKIGNFAKSFLWENVYSKFSWWQLVAVLAGFVIFFVALKILAARVHFVEKFKNFLHRMWEGIFSVRRIKQQGAFVFHSFFIWAMYYMMIYCALQSMESTQHLSLLETLSVLAFGTFGFIFTPGGIGAYPLLVASLMVLYQVPYEKGLAFGWIVWVMQSIFIIIAGIIALILLPLFNKKRLPATISS from the coding sequence ATGAAAAAAATACGCACACAAGCGTTAAATATCGGGAAATTTGTATTGTTTTTGCTGTTAGGATTAGGCATCGCCTACTGGTCGGTGAAAGATATTGCTCCCGACAAACGGGCAGAAATGCTGGCTTCTTTTAAAGAAGTCAATTATTATTGGATGTTTTTATCTTTATTCGCGGTTTTTTTGAGTAATTGGAGTCGCTCGGTGCGCTGGCAGATGTTGTTGGAGCCTGTATCGCACAAACCACATTTATATAATACTTTTTTATCGTTGTTGGTGGCTTATTTCGTCAATCTGGCATTTCCGCGCTTGGGCGAAGCCACCCGCACCAGCTTGGTGAGTCGCTACGAAAAAATTTCTTTTGAAAAAGTACTCGGCACTACTTTCACCGACCGTATTTTAGATTTGTTGTTGCTGGCATTGCTTACGGCATTGTCGGTATTGTTGCTGTTTGGCAAAATCGGCAACTTTGCGAAGTCTTTTTTATGGGAAAATGTTTACAGCAAATTCAGTTGGTGGCAGTTGGTGGCAGTTTTGGCAGGATTTGTCATTTTTTTTGTAGCACTCAAAATATTGGCGGCGCGCGTTCATTTTGTAGAAAAGTTCAAAAATTTCCTACACCGTATGTGGGAGGGGATTTTTTCGGTGCGCCGCATCAAACAACAGGGAGCTTTTGTTTTTCATAGTTTTTTTATCTGGGCAATGTATTATATGATGATTTATTGCGCCCTGCAATCGATGGAAAGCACCCAACATCTGAGCCTTCTTGAAACCCTGAGTGTATTGGCATTCGGTACTTTTGGTTTTATTTTTACGCCGGGTGGCATCGGTGCTTATCCTTTGTTGGTGGCATCGCTGATGGTGCTGTATCAAGTACCCTACGAAAAAGGTTTGGCTTTCGGTTGGATAGTGTGGGTAATGCAAAGCATTTTTATCATCATTGCCGGTATTATTGCTTTGATATTGCTGCCACTTTTCAACAAAAAACGCCTCCCTGCTACTATTTCTTCATAA
- a CDS encoding DUF2892 domain-containing protein: protein MKKNMGTTDKAVRILVAVVIAALYYTGTISGTLAIVLLALAIIFLLTSFLNFCPLYTLFGISTLKDRNS, encoded by the coding sequence ATGAAAAAAAATATGGGTACTACGGATAAGGCTGTCCGTATATTAGTTGCTGTTGTAATTGCTGCCTTGTATTATACCGGCACTATCAGCGGTACTTTGGCTATTGTATTATTGGCATTGGCAATTATTTTTTTGCTGACAAGTTTTCTCAATTTTTGTCCGCTTTATACGCTATTCGGTATTTCTACGCTCAAAGACAGAAATTCCTAG
- a CDS encoding hemolysin III family protein produces MRHHQPYPKNVEIANVITHGVGIIFALSAMPLLWSAAWQVPSITFWGIIIYGISFLAVFTTSTLYHSFTHVPTKFLWRKLDHIAIFYLIAGTYTPFLLIFKADAAGYTVLAIQWALAIGGTFFKLYASIRYGYVSVIFYLLMGWLIVFLGKSLLEVIPASVLWLIAIGGILYTIGVLFYINKKYPVMHVVWHVFVLAAGIFHFAAVWKSVQLIA; encoded by the coding sequence ATGCGTCATCATCAGCCCTATCCTAAAAATGTAGAAATAGCCAACGTAATTACACACGGTGTAGGCATTATATTTGCTTTGTCGGCGATGCCTTTGTTGTGGTCGGCGGCGTGGCAAGTGCCGAGTATTACGTTTTGGGGAATTATTATATACGGTATTAGTTTTTTGGCAGTATTTACCACCTCTACTTTATACCATAGTTTTACGCATGTTCCCACCAAATTTTTATGGCGTAAACTCGACCATATTGCTATTTTTTATCTTATCGCCGGCACCTATACTCCTTTTTTATTGATTTTTAAAGCAGATGCCGCCGGCTATACGGTATTGGCAATACAGTGGGCTTTGGCGATAGGAGGTACTTTTTTCAAACTCTACGCCTCCATACGCTACGGCTATGTATCGGTTATTTTTTATTTGCTGATGGGGTGGTTAATAGTATTTTTGGGCAAAAGCCTTTTAGAGGTCATACCCGCTTCGGTTTTGTGGCTCATCGCTATAGGTGGTATATTATACACCATAGGAGTATTGTTTTACATCAATAAAAAATATCCCGTTATGCATGTAGTTTGGCATGTATTTGTGTTGGCTGCGGGTATTTTTCATTTTGCTGCTGTTTGGAAATCGGTGCAACTGATAGCTTGA
- a CDS encoding transposase, which produces MFIPPYSPELNPAEMIWRFIKGKTANIICKDLEELSAKVTDIINDMSNVIIQSITGWKLFTNCAF; this is translated from the coding sequence TTGTTTATTCCTCCTTACTCTCCCGAATTAAACCCCGCAGAGATGATATGGCGATTCATCAAGGGCAAAACTGCTAACATTATTTGCAAAGATCTGGAAGAACTCTCCGCCAAAGTCACTGATATTATCAACGATATGAGTAACGTTATCATTCAATCCATTACAGGTTGGAAACTTTTTACAAACTGTGCCTTTTAG
- a CDS encoding class I SAM-dependent methyltransferase yields the protein MKSKVKYIFQLTNTLKILDQILFIKAKWTNRAKNQKFKNDHSSFKFPPDYFLYETYKLDYKQYKEDGYVSAKEVYEWTKDYLPHNASVLEWGCGVARIVRHLKTISNSNFKIFACDINNEMIVWNKNNIDDVEFKTIEYEPPTDYVKNTFDLVYGLSVFTHIEGSKQKDWITEISRILKPKGIFLFTTHGTNYFDKLSDAQMSELNLNGFYTTTFGQKGHRMMTTYNDCKKFKELLENEFEVVEFFEGKNFKEKFGGQDLWIVKKK from the coding sequence ATGAAATCAAAGGTTAAATATATATTTCAACTTACAAACACATTAAAAATTTTAGACCAAATTCTTTTTATAAAAGCAAAATGGACTAACAGAGCTAAAAATCAAAAGTTTAAAAATGACCACTCCTCTTTTAAATTTCCTCCTGATTATTTTTTATATGAAACTTACAAACTTGATTATAAACAATATAAAGAAGATGGCTATGTAAGTGCCAAAGAAGTATATGAGTGGACAAAAGACTACTTGCCTCATAATGCTTCGGTATTAGAGTGGGGTTGTGGAGTTGCAAGAATAGTTCGTCACTTAAAAACTATAAGCAACTCCAATTTTAAGATATTTGCCTGTGACATCAACAATGAAATGATTGTGTGGAATAAAAATAATATTGACGATGTTGAATTCAAAACGATTGAATACGAACCTCCAACCGATTATGTAAAAAACACTTTTGACTTAGTTTATGGCTTGTCTGTTTTCACCCATATTGAAGGGAGCAAACAAAAAGACTGGATAACCGAAATCTCACGCATTCTAAAACCCAAAGGCATTTTTTTATTTACAACACACGGCACAAATTATTTTGACAAATTATCAGACGCACAAATGTCAGAGTTAAACCTCAATGGATTTTATACGACAACGTTTGGTCAAAAAGGACATAGAATGATGACAACTTATAATGATTGCAAAAAATTTAAAGAATTATTGGAAAATGAATTTGAAGTGGTTGAATTTTTTGAAGGAAAAAATTTTAAAGAAAAATTCGGTGGACAGGATTTGTGGATTGTTAAAAAAAAATGA
- a CDS encoding SRPBCC domain-containing protein: protein MNKIQFKVSINAPANKVYDTMLGIGNKLTYQQWTALFNPTSTYEGNWGKGSKMQFIGTDEQGEKGGMLSEIVENIPHRFVSIRHYGLLKADEEITEGPEVEKWANGFENYTFEENNGITTVIVDLDTTEDFLDYMNQTYPKALEKLKEICEK from the coding sequence ATGAATAAAATACAATTCAAAGTGAGTATTAACGCTCCCGCTAATAAAGTCTATGATACAATGCTGGGTATTGGCAATAAACTAACTTATCAGCAATGGACTGCCTTGTTCAATCCGACATCTACCTATGAAGGAAATTGGGGGAAAGGCAGCAAAATGCAGTTTATAGGAACTGACGAACAGGGGGAAAAAGGTGGTATGCTTTCAGAGATAGTTGAAAATATTCCCCATCGTTTTGTTTCAATTCGGCATTATGGGCTTTTAAAAGCAGATGAGGAAATCACAGAAGGACCGGAAGTAGAAAAATGGGCTAATGGATTTGAAAATTATACTTTTGAAGAAAATAACGGGATTACTACTGTTATTGTTGATTTAGACACTACAGAGGATTTTTTAGATTATATGAACCAAACCTACCCAAAAGCCCTCGAAAAATTGAAAGAAATATGTGAAAAATAA
- a CDS encoding lactoylglutathione lyase — MKHIQLIETILYVNDQKASTEFYSKLLRQAPDLFVPGMTEFQLAPNCKLGLMPNHGIAKILSNKMPHPKQGNGIPRCELYFYVENIAFEFENATKIGGKLISPIENRNWGDRVCYFADIDGHIVAFAEKQSNDL; from the coding sequence ATGAAACATATTCAACTAATAGAAACTATTCTTTATGTAAACGACCAAAAAGCAAGTACGGAATTTTATTCAAAATTGCTTCGACAAGCACCTGATTTATTCGTACCCGGTATGACAGAATTTCAACTTGCTCCAAATTGTAAATTAGGACTAATGCCTAATCATGGAATTGCCAAAATACTTTCAAATAAAATGCCACACCCGAAACAAGGAAACGGAATACCGAGATGTGAACTTTATTTTTATGTTGAAAATATAGCGTTTGAATTTGAAAATGCCACCAAAATTGGAGGAAAACTGATAAGTCCCATAGAAAATAGAAATTGGGGCGACAGAGTTTGTTATTTTGCAGATATTGATGGACATATTGTCGCGTTTGCCGAAAAACAAAGCAATGATTTATAA
- a CDS encoding response regulator transcription factor — protein MLNCIALDDEPLALEILQTFAEQVDFLDMKKTFTNPAEATRYLHNYPVDLLFLDIQMPDVNGIDFFKSLKRDDYMLIFSTAYSHYAIEGFNLNAIDYLLKPFTFERFRQAVQKAADYHQYMRGKQQESAFLYVRAEYSLLKIALQDIICIEGFDDYVKIHLSGQKKPVLTRMNLKSIAEKLPAAHFVRVHRSFIVPLSKIEQVRNKVIHLGAMEVPIGANYEQEFYAVFGR, from the coding sequence ATGTTGAATTGTATTGCTTTAGATGATGAGCCTTTGGCTTTGGAAATTTTACAAACTTTTGCCGAGCAGGTAGATTTTTTGGATATGAAAAAAACATTTACCAATCCGGCAGAAGCCACGCGCTACCTACACAATTATCCGGTAGATTTATTGTTTTTGGATATTCAAATGCCTGATGTAAACGGAATAGATTTTTTTAAATCGCTGAAAAGAGATGATTATATGCTCATATTCAGTACGGCATACAGCCATTACGCTATTGAAGGATTTAATTTGAACGCCATAGATTATTTGCTGAAACCTTTTACATTCGAGCGATTTCGTCAGGCGGTGCAAAAAGCCGCTGATTATCACCAATACATGAGAGGTAAGCAGCAGGAAAGTGCTTTTTTGTATGTACGCGCCGAATACAGTTTGTTAAAAATTGCTTTGCAGGATATTATTTGTATTGAAGGTTTTGATGATTATGTGAAAATTCATTTATCGGGGCAAAAAAAGCCCGTACTCACGCGCATGAACCTGAAATCTATTGCCGAAAAACTCCCTGCTGCTCATTTTGTGCGCGTTCATCGCTCTTTTATCGTGCCGCTTTCCAAAATAGAGCAGGTACGCAACAAAGTCATTCATTTAGGAGCAATGGAAGTGCCTATCGGAGCTAACTACGAGCAGGAGTTTTATGCGGTATTTGGGCGGTAA